The Hymenobacter sp. 5317J-9 genome has a window encoding:
- the lepB gene encoding signal peptidase I: MRIPFFQTKRATPNTAPKPPKTKTREWADSLIFAIVAATLLRWSAVEAYTIPSESMEGTLLVGDYLMVSKLHYGPITPQTPLQVPLTHQTLWEHGPQSYSDLIQMPTYRFPGFSSVKRNDVVVFHVPHEQRPADVRTNLIKRCIAVAGDTLSIRSGQVFLNGQPGPVAGRPQTTYFLEVPAPNDEIVAALRAQGVVDYREPDGVPRAIINPETSKPGFVISCPAEVAAYFRRQPYTKSLEVVQYPVQLFPDVADFDVSQAASATPRRWQLDDYGPLPVPKKGQTITLTPANAAVYYKILSQYEHNSGITWQDGMIQQNGQPLTRYTIKQNYYFMMGDNRHNSEDSRFWGFVPEDHIVGKAVFTWLSLDPNADVLHKVRWSRLFRPIE, encoded by the coding sequence ATGCGGATACCTTTCTTCCAGACCAAACGCGCCACCCCCAACACCGCACCCAAGCCGCCCAAAACCAAAACCCGGGAGTGGGCCGACTCGCTCATTTTTGCGATTGTAGCTGCTACGCTGCTCCGTTGGTCGGCGGTGGAAGCCTACACTATTCCTTCCGAAAGCATGGAGGGCACGCTGCTGGTTGGCGATTACCTCATGGTGAGCAAGCTGCACTACGGCCCTATCACGCCCCAAACACCCCTGCAGGTACCCCTCACGCACCAAACCCTGTGGGAGCACGGCCCGCAGAGCTATTCTGACCTCATTCAGATGCCCACCTACCGCTTCCCGGGTTTCAGCTCGGTGAAGCGCAACGACGTGGTGGTATTTCACGTGCCGCATGAGCAGCGCCCCGCTGATGTGCGCACCAACCTCATCAAGCGCTGCATCGCGGTGGCGGGCGACACGCTGAGCATCCGTAGTGGCCAGGTGTTCCTCAACGGCCAGCCTGGCCCGGTGGCCGGTCGTCCGCAAACCACCTACTTCCTGGAAGTGCCTGCGCCTAACGATGAAATTGTGGCGGCGCTGCGCGCTCAGGGCGTGGTCGACTACCGCGAGCCCGATGGCGTGCCCCGCGCCATCATCAACCCTGAAACGAGCAAGCCCGGCTTCGTAATCAGCTGCCCGGCCGAGGTGGCCGCCTACTTCCGCCGGCAGCCCTACACGAAGTCGCTGGAGGTGGTGCAGTATCCCGTGCAACTGTTCCCCGACGTGGCCGACTTCGATGTATCGCAAGCCGCCAGTGCCACTCCCCGCCGCTGGCAGCTCGACGACTATGGCCCGCTGCCCGTGCCAAAGAAAGGCCAGACCATCACACTCACGCCCGCCAACGCGGCGGTCTACTACAAAATCTTGTCGCAGTACGAGCACAACTCCGGCATCACCTGGCAGGATGGCATGATACAGCAAAACGGCCAGCCCCTCACCCGCTACACCATCAAGCAGAACTACTACTTCATGATGGGCGACAACCGCCACAACTCCGAAGACTCCCGCTTCTGGGGCTTCGTGCCGGAGGACCATATCGTGGGCAAAGCTGTGTTCACGTGGCTGTCGCTCGACCCTAATGCGGATGTGCTGCACAAGGTCCGGTGGAGCCGGCTGTTCCGACCCATTGAGTAA
- a CDS encoding NAD(P)-dependent oxidoreductase: protein MELPITTGWIGLGNMGTPMARRLLAAGLPVIAYNRSPAKADALRAESATVAPTPGAVLDAAQVVFLMVSDDQATRELFTGEDGLLQSSTTGKLIINMSTVSPGVSQEMAELSRVHGHEYLDAPVSGSVKQAETGLLAIMVGGDEAVFKQAQPLFAHLGKLALRVGPTGAGNNAKLAMNTLLGFQAQGLAEAVLFAQQHGLQTADLLELIKSSALASVFINLKGDAILNENYQAAFALKLLAKDLRLAKAEGSDTPLAKVVHQTFQEAEATHGDEDVIAILKHLKQQ from the coding sequence ATGGAATTACCCATCACCACCGGCTGGATTGGCCTGGGCAACATGGGCACGCCCATGGCCCGCCGCCTGCTCGCCGCCGGCCTCCCCGTTATCGCCTACAACCGCAGCCCCGCCAAAGCCGACGCCCTGCGCGCCGAGAGCGCCACCGTCGCGCCCACGCCGGGCGCCGTACTCGATGCCGCGCAAGTCGTCTTCCTCATGGTGTCCGACGACCAAGCCACCCGGGAGCTATTCACCGGGGAGGACGGCCTGCTGCAGTCGTCTACAACCGGCAAGCTCATCATCAACATGAGTACCGTGTCGCCCGGTGTTAGCCAAGAGATGGCCGAGCTGAGCCGCGTCCACGGCCATGAGTACCTCGATGCCCCCGTATCCGGCAGCGTGAAGCAGGCTGAAACCGGCCTGCTCGCCATCATGGTCGGCGGCGATGAAGCCGTGTTCAAGCAAGCGCAGCCCTTATTCGCGCATCTCGGCAAGCTGGCCCTGCGCGTGGGCCCCACCGGCGCGGGCAACAATGCCAAACTGGCCATGAACACCCTGCTCGGCTTCCAGGCTCAAGGTTTGGCCGAAGCCGTCCTGTTTGCCCAGCAGCACGGGCTGCAAACGGCCGACTTGCTCGAACTCATCAAGAGCAGCGCCCTCGCCAGCGTCTTCATCAACCTCAAGGGCGACGCCATTCTCAACGAGAACTACCAGGCCGCCTTCGCCCTCAAGCTGCTCGCCAAAGACCTGCGCCTGGCCAAAGCCGAAGGCTCGGACACCCCGCTAGCCAAGGTGGTTCACCAAACCTTTCAGGAGGCGGAAGCTACGCATGGCGACGAGGACGTGATTGCCATTCTCAAGCACCTGAAGCAGCAATAG
- the rpsH gene encoding 30S ribosomal protein S8 produces the protein MNTDPIADYLTRVRNAIKANHRVVEIPASNIKKEITKVLYHKGYIQSYRFDDSSVQGTIKIALKYNPTTKAPAITKLQRVSTPGLRQYVAADNLPRVLSGLGVAIISTSKGVMTEKECKTENVGGEVLCYVY, from the coding sequence ATGAACACTGACCCTATTGCCGACTACCTGACCCGGGTACGCAACGCCATCAAGGCGAACCACCGGGTGGTAGAAATCCCGGCCAGCAACATCAAAAAGGAAATCACGAAAGTGCTGTACCACAAAGGGTACATCCAGTCGTACCGTTTTGATGATTCGTCGGTTCAGGGCACCATCAAAATCGCCCTGAAGTACAACCCCACCACGAAGGCCCCTGCCATCACCAAGCTGCAGCGCGTTTCGACGCCCGGCTTGCGTCAGTACGTGGCCGCCGACAACCTGCCCCGCGTCCTCAGCGGCCTGGGTGTGGCCATCATCTCGACCTCGAAAGGCGTGATGACGGAGAAAGAGTGCAAAACCGAGAACGTGGGCGGCGAGGTGCTGTGCTACGTGTACTAG
- the rplF gene encoding 50S ribosomal protein L6 translates to MSRIGKLPISVPAGVAISVDKDNAVTVKGPKGSLTTQVDRDITVAIEDGTLTVTRPTEQKRHKAMHGLYRSLINNMVTGVSAGFEKKLELVGVGYKASLVGSTLELALGYSHNVYIALPGEVSATAVTEKGKNPIVTLNSIDNQLLGQVAAKIRSLRKVEPYKGKGVRFVGEIIRRKAGKTASK, encoded by the coding sequence ATGTCACGTATTGGTAAACTGCCGATTTCCGTCCCCGCCGGGGTCGCTATTTCGGTCGACAAAGACAACGCGGTGACGGTGAAAGGCCCCAAAGGCTCGCTCACTACGCAAGTAGACCGCGACATCACCGTAGCCATCGAAGACGGTACCCTCACCGTAACCCGTCCTACCGAGCAGAAGCGCCACAAGGCCATGCACGGCCTCTACCGCTCGCTCATCAACAACATGGTGACCGGTGTTAGCGCTGGTTTCGAGAAGAAACTGGAGCTCGTAGGCGTAGGTTACAAAGCCTCGCTCGTGGGCAGCACGCTGGAACTGGCCCTCGGATACTCGCACAACGTGTACATCGCCCTCCCCGGCGAAGTATCCGCTACCGCAGTAACCGAAAAGGGTAAGAACCCGATTGTGACGCTCAACAGCATCGACAATCAGCTGCTGGGCCAGGTGGCCGCCAAAATTCGTTCGCTGCGCAAAGTGGAGCCCTACAAAGGCAAAGGTGTGCGCTTCGTGGGCGAGATTATCCGTCGCAAAGCTGGTAAAACGGCCTCTAAATAA
- the rplR gene encoding 50S ribosomal protein L18 — translation MAFDKATRRKRIQRIIRTKVSGTSERPRLSVFRSNTGIYAQIIDDTTGRTLAAATSKKVTAEGGNGVALAAAVGRQVAAVALEKGITKVVFDRSGYLYHGRVKSLAEGAREGGLNF, via the coding sequence ATGGCATTTGATAAAGCAACTCGCCGCAAGCGGATTCAGCGCATCATCCGCACGAAAGTGTCCGGCACCTCGGAGCGTCCGCGCCTGTCGGTGTTCCGCAGCAACACGGGCATTTATGCTCAGATTATCGACGACACGACCGGCCGCACCCTGGCTGCCGCTACGTCGAAAAAAGTAACCGCCGAAGGTGGCAATGGCGTGGCCCTGGCCGCTGCCGTAGGCCGTCAGGTAGCCGCGGTTGCCCTGGAGAAAGGCATCACGAAAGTGGTGTTCGACCGCTCGGGTTACCTCTACCACGGTCGCGTAAAATCATTGGCTGAAGGTGCTCGCGAAGGCGGCCTCAATTTCTAA